Proteins found in one Desertifilum tharense IPPAS B-1220 genomic segment:
- a CDS encoding alpha-amylase: MAELNGTMMQYFHWYIPDDGTLWDKTQHLAPELAKAGFTALWLPPAYKGMAGKSDVGYGVYDLFDLGEFDQKGSIRTKYGTREQYLSAIATLHSVGIQVYGDAVLNHMMGGDRAETFRALPFPQNNRLWPKGELHEIQSYTGFNFPGRQGKYSSFEWHWWHFDAVDYNAYNSGDRDTVYLIEGKQFDDYVALENGNFAYLMGCDLDFQHESVRGEITYWGKWYLDTTQVDGFRLDAIKHISAWFFPQWLEALERHAGKDLFLLGEYWYPDIHTLNWYIDAVRGCMCVFDVPLHYNFHVASKSGNHYDLRRILDGTLMQQRPTHAVTFVENHDSQPLQALESVVEAWFKPLAYALILLRGEGYPCVFHADYYGADYEDWGRDGNRYRIILPSHRWLIDKFLYVRRNFAYGPQYDYFDHPNTIGWTRLGNEQHPHAIAVILSNGSDGLKWMEVGKPNTRFIDITEHIPEAIVTNEYGWAEFRCKGGSVSVWVEA, translated from the coding sequence GAACTGGCGAAGGCAGGCTTTACCGCCTTGTGGCTTCCCCCTGCTTATAAGGGAATGGCAGGTAAAAGCGATGTGGGGTATGGGGTTTACGATCTGTTTGACTTAGGGGAATTCGATCAAAAAGGGTCTATTCGTACTAAGTATGGCACTCGCGAACAATATCTTAGCGCGATCGCAACTCTGCATTCTGTCGGCATTCAAGTTTATGGCGATGCTGTCCTTAATCATATGATGGGAGGCGATCGCGCAGAAACGTTTCGGGCGCTTCCTTTTCCCCAGAATAATCGCTTGTGGCCCAAAGGGGAATTGCACGAAATTCAAAGCTATACTGGGTTTAACTTTCCCGGACGCCAAGGAAAATACTCTAGCTTTGAGTGGCATTGGTGGCATTTTGATGCGGTGGATTATAACGCGTATAATTCTGGCGATCGCGATACGGTTTACTTAATTGAAGGCAAGCAATTTGATGACTATGTTGCCCTAGAAAACGGTAACTTTGCCTATTTGATGGGATGCGACTTAGATTTTCAGCATGAGTCAGTACGCGGCGAGATAACGTACTGGGGGAAATGGTATCTCGATACCACCCAAGTCGATGGGTTTCGCTTAGATGCTATTAAACATATTTCCGCCTGGTTCTTTCCCCAGTGGTTGGAAGCCTTAGAACGTCATGCGGGTAAAGACTTGTTTCTGCTGGGGGAATACTGGTATCCCGATATTCATACCTTAAACTGGTATATCGATGCAGTGCGCGGCTGTATGTGCGTGTTTGACGTTCCCCTGCACTATAATTTCCATGTCGCCAGTAAGTCAGGAAACCATTACGATCTGCGGCGGATCTTAGACGGAACGCTGATGCAGCAGCGACCGACTCATGCGGTCACTTTTGTCGAAAATCACGATTCTCAGCCCTTGCAGGCGCTAGAATCGGTCGTAGAAGCGTGGTTTAAACCTCTAGCCTATGCCTTAATTCTGTTGCGAGGGGAAGGCTATCCTTGCGTTTTCCATGCCGATTATTATGGCGCAGATTACGAGGATTGGGGACGCGATGGCAACCGCTACCGAATTATTCTACCCTCCCATCGCTGGCTGATTGATAAGTTTCTCTACGTTCGGCGCAACTTTGCCTACGGCCCGCAGTACGATTATTTTGACCATCCCAATACGATTGGCTGGACTCGCTTAGGGAACGAACAGCATCCTCACGCGATCGCGGTTATCCTCAGCAATGGTTCCGATGGGTTGAAGTGGATGGAAGTGGGTAAACCCAATACGCGATTTATCGATATTACCGAGCATATCCCAGAAGCGATCGTTACCAATGAATATGGTTGGGCGGAGTTTCGGTGTAAAGGGGGTTCAGTTTCCGTTTGGGTAGAGGCATAA
- a CDS encoding tetratricopeptide repeat protein → MNDSEQTPEFWENRGCRLCQTEAYEDAIAAFDRAIALNPNYPPAWNHRGNALSALKRYPQALASYDKAVALNPQYHQAWFNRGLLFNDMQAYGNAIESYQRALAIHPDPRYIHAQAGIGLHKKLFTI, encoded by the coding sequence ATGAATGACTCTGAACAAACGCCTGAATTTTGGGAAAACCGGGGTTGTCGGTTATGCCAGACTGAAGCCTATGAAGACGCGATCGCAGCTTTCGATAGAGCGATCGCGCTTAACCCCAATTATCCCCCAGCTTGGAACCATCGGGGTAATGCCTTAAGTGCTTTAAAGCGGTATCCTCAAGCCTTGGCTTCCTATGACAAAGCCGTCGCCTTAAACCCCCAATACCATCAAGCTTGGTTTAACCGAGGCTTGTTATTCAACGATATGCAGGCCTATGGCAATGCGATAGAATCCTATCAACGGGCACTTGCAATCCACCCCGATCCGCGCTACATTCATGCTCAGGCTGGGATAGGCTTGCACAAAAAGCTATTCACCATTTGA
- a CDS encoding aminotransferase class V-fold PLP-dependent enzyme, with the protein MFTRLYPRLRLQISFADLIFSLFSGILKQDSQPPPILKQFQQGDKQVLVTLSVRTAFDLLLQALNLPPGSEVLMSAVNIRDMGEIVRRHGLVLVPIEIDFDTLKPDIQQLEALISPQSKILLVVHLFGTVIDIQPLLEVCQKHQILVIEDCAQAFCGESYCGDPQADVSLFSFGPIKSCTALGSAIASIKDSTLTEQMRQIEASYPQRSELWFYRRVLKYCGLKFLSIPLIYQQLIAVLLKLKLNPDTTINALTRGFSGGDLMAKIRYRPPQGMRQLLWHRLRSFDNLWFKNREAKARLLIANLSPEIVYPGNQTNFHSFWVFPILADNPDLLIQKLRENGFDATRGNTSLTHLQTQSENSGNYLTPEHLSEKIVYLPLSEALPDEEIVRLAQMVNSFLCKPIPA; encoded by the coding sequence ATGTTCACTCGTTTATATCCGCGACTTCGGTTGCAAATTAGCTTTGCGGATCTGATTTTTAGTCTATTTTCCGGTATTCTCAAACAGGATTCTCAACCACCCCCTATCCTAAAGCAGTTTCAACAGGGAGATAAGCAAGTTTTAGTGACGCTTTCTGTGAGAACTGCGTTTGATTTGCTGTTACAAGCGCTAAATTTACCGCCAGGAAGCGAAGTGTTAATGAGTGCGGTGAATATTCGAGATATGGGGGAGATTGTTCGGCGACATGGGTTAGTTTTAGTCCCCATTGAGATTGATTTTGATACCCTTAAACCGGATATCCAGCAATTAGAAGCTTTGATTTCGCCCCAAAGTAAAATCTTGTTAGTTGTTCATTTATTTGGCACAGTTATTGATATCCAACCGCTGCTTGAGGTTTGTCAAAAACATCAAATTCTGGTAATTGAAGATTGCGCGCAGGCTTTTTGCGGGGAGTCCTATTGCGGCGATCCGCAAGCCGATGTCAGCTTGTTCAGTTTTGGTCCAATCAAGTCCTGTACAGCGTTAGGGAGTGCGATCGCATCTATCAAAGATTCTACTCTCACCGAACAGATGAGACAAATTGAGGCTAGCTATCCCCAGCGCAGCGAACTTTGGTTTTATCGGCGAGTTTTAAAATATTGCGGATTGAAGTTTCTCTCAATTCCGCTAATTTATCAACAGCTTATTGCTGTTTTATTGAAATTAAAACTTAATCCAGACACAACCATTAATGCTCTAACCAGAGGCTTCAGTGGGGGAGACTTAATGGCTAAAATCAGATATCGTCCACCCCAAGGAATGCGCCAACTCTTGTGGCATAGATTGCGAAGTTTTGATAATCTTTGGTTCAAAAATCGGGAAGCTAAAGCACGCCTTTTAATTGCCAATCTTTCCCCAGAGATTGTTTACCCTGGAAATCAGACCAATTTTCACTCCTTTTGGGTATTTCCAATTCTGGCAGATAACCCAGACTTGCTGATTCAAAAACTCCGAGAAAATGGCTTTGATGCCACGCGGGGGAATACTAGCTTAACCCATCTCCAGACTCAATCGGAGAATTCAGGCAATTATTTAACGCCAGAACATTTAAGCGAAAAAATAGTTTATCTACCGCTATCGGAAGCGTTACCTGATGAAGAGATTGTGCGTCTTGCTCAAATGGTGAATAGCTTTTTGTGCAAGCCTATCCCAGCCTGA